Proteins encoded within one genomic window of Humulus lupulus chromosome 1, drHumLupu1.1, whole genome shotgun sequence:
- the LOC133822415 gene encoding uncharacterized protein LOC133822415 — translation MDSENVFDIYSAPEAPEAPSSKKKTSKRHPRESSQTPQAKKARTAGPPADGPSTNVTPPPSPHKQQTPPAPAGSTPSPPAPTNQTQQAGSASTGGDISSRALRQVRDRVAKILKRERVGNVP, via the coding sequence ATGGACTCCGAGAACGTGTTTGACATATACAGTGCCCCTGAGGCTCCCGAAGCTCCCTcgagcaagaagaaaacaagcaagaGGCATCCCAGGGAAAGCAGTCAAACGCCTCAAGCCAAGAAAGCCCGCACTGCAGGTCCTCCGGCTGACGGACCCTCAACAAAtgtaacaccacctccttctcctcaCAAGCAGCAAACTCCCCCTGCTCCTGCCGGGTCGACACCATCTCCACCGGCCCCAACCAACCAAACTCAGCAGGCTGGTTCTGCTTCCACAGGGGGTGACATATCGAGTCGCGCCTTAAGACAAGTCAGAGACAGGGTCGCCAAAATTTTGAAGCGCGAacgtgttggaaatgtgccctga